The genomic segment CTTCGCGGCGTCGGCGTCGTGGTCCTCGAGGTCGGTCAGGAACGCGGCCTTCGCCTCCGAGAGCGCGATCCGGTCCTGCGGGCGCTTCGGGCCGGCGATCGACGGCACGACCTCGGAGAGGTCGAGCTCGAGCGTGTCGGAGAACGTCGGGTCCTCGGAGTCCTCGTCGTGGAACATCCCCTGCTCGCGGGCGTAGGCGTCGACGAGCTCGATCTGCTCGGTCGGCCGCCCGGTCAGCTCGAGGTAGCTCAGCGTCTCCTTGTCGACGGGGAAGATCGCGCACGTCGAGCCGAACTCCGGCGACATGTTGCCGATCGTCGCGCGATCGGCGAGACCGAGCCCCTGCAGGCCCGGGCCGAAGAACTCGACGAACTTCGAGACGACGCCCTTCTCGCGCAGCATCTCGGTGACGGTGAGGACGAGGTCGGTGGCCGTCGCGCCCTCGCGCAGCTCTCCGTCGAGCTTGAAGCCGATTACCTGCGGCAGCAGCATCGAGATCGGCTGGCCGAGCATCGCGGCCTCGGCCTCGATCCCGCCGACACCCCAGCCGAGGACGCCGAGCCCGTTGATCATCGTCGTGTGGGAGTCGGTGCCGACGAGCGTGTCGGGGTAGGCGGCGCGACCGCCATCCTCGGTCTCGCCCGAGAAGACGACCTGGCCGAGATGCTCGAGGTTGACCTGGTGGCAGATGCCGGTCGCGGGCGGGACGACGCGGAAGTTGTCGAAGGCCTGCTGGCCCCAGCGCAGGAAGCCGTAGCGCTCGCCGTTTCGCTCGTAGTCGCGATCGGCGTTGACCGCGAAGGCGCGCTCGTTGCCGAACGCGTCGACCTGCACGGAGTGGTCGATGACGAGGTCGACAGGGACGAGCGGGTTGATCTTCGACGGCTCCGAGCCGAGCTCGTCCATCGCGTCGCGCATCGCGGCGAGGTCGACGATCGCCGGGACCCCGGTGAAGTCCTGCATCAGGACGCGGGCCGGCTGGAAGGGAATCTCGTCGGAGGGCTCGGCGTTGGCGTCCCAACGCGCGATCGTCTCGACGTGCTCGCTCGTGACCGACTCGCCGTCCTCGAGGCGCAGGACGTTCTCGAGCAGGACCTTGATCGAGTAGGGCAGCCTGGCGACGTCGAACTTCTGCTGCAGCGCATCGAGGCGGTGGATCTCGTAGCTCTCCCCGCCCACCTCGAGCGTGTCCCTGGCGCCGAAGCTGTCCGTCATCCCGATCTCACTTTCGTTTCCGTGCTTGCGGTCCGCCGGCGGCGATCCGCGTGGTGTCCCGAAACGTTCGCCGTCTCACCGTCGGCCCGTCAGTCTCCTACCCAGCGAGGGGCGGCGCGATCAGCCCGCGTTCAAGGACCGCCGCGCGCCTGTCCCGCGGCCACCCGCTCGGCGAGCGCGGTCGCGGCCTTGCGGGTGAAACGAGCGGAGAGCCGCGGATAGCGGTGCGCGAACGCGGCCCCGATCCGCTGGCGGAGCGGGGCGACCTCGATCTCCGCGACATCGGCGGCGATCGCGCGGACGACGGCGGCCCCGACCTGCTCGGGCGTGGCGGTGCCGACGTAGAACGGCGCCCTGGCGCCGGAGGCGTGGAACATGCCGGCGTCGCGGACGAAGCCGGGAGCGACGATCGAGACACCGACGCCGGACCCGTGGAGCTCCTCGCGAAGCGACATGCAGAACCCGCGCAGACCGAACTTCGTCGCGCAGTACATGCCGGCGAGCGGCGGCGCGAACTTGTCGTTGAGCGAGGTGACGGCGACGATCTGGCCGCGCCGGCGCTCGCGCATCGCCGGAAGCGCCGCGGCGAAGAGACGGATCGGGGCCTCGAGGTTGACCCGGGTCGTCAGCTCGATCCGCGCCGGATCGAACTCCTCGATCCGGCCCGAGCCCGAGACCCCGGCGTTGGCGACGACCGCGTCGAGCTCACCCGCGCGTTCGGCCAGCGCCTCCGCGGCGCCGGGCTCGCCGAGGTCTGCGACGAGCGTCTCGTGGCCCTCCCCGGGCAGCCGCTCGGCGAGCACGGCGAGCGACTCGGGGCTCCGCGAACTCAGCACGAGCCGTGCGCCGCGCTCCGCGAGCGCCGTCGCGATCGCCCCTCCGAGGCCGCCCGTCGCCCCCGTCACCAGGACTCTCGATCCGCGCAGTTCCATCGCGCGCCAAGCTAGCGGCGGCGGTCCGCCGGCGTCGCGTGATCGGCCTCACAGGTGCCGGATCTCGCGCTGCGCGTAGCGAAATCGTGCGAGCTTCGCGCTCTGCGAGTGAAATGTGAGCAGGTCTTTGCAAGACGCCATCGAAACGTGTATCTTGCCGCCACCCTGCAAATTGGTATGCCGAGTTCTCGGCCGCTCTCAGGACGGTCGAGGAACGGGGGAACCACTCGTCGGGGCGAGTCCGCGTGATTACGCGGAGGCGCGATCTCCTTTGCGCTAGCCCGTCAGCTAACCCCGTAGGCAGTCGAAGGAGACCGTTAGTTGACAGCATCAGACTTCCCGAAGCGCTCGCGTAAGCGTTTCGCGACCCTCACAAGCCTCGTAGCCTGCGCCGCGATCGCGGTCGTGCCCGCTACGGCCTCCGCCGGTGGCGGCGGCGTCGGAACGGGCGACGACAGCAATCAGACGACCGTCGCCGGCGACACGGCCAAGCTCAAGAACGGCAAGGCCATTCCGCCTGAGAGCGCCCCGGCCCGCGTCAAGCGCGCGATCCGCGCCGCGAACGACATCCGCAACAAGCCGTACCGGATGGGCGGCGGGCACGGAAAGTGGAAGGACAGCGGCTACGACTGCTCCGGCGCCGTGTCCTACGCGCTCGGCAAGCCCGGCGCGCGCCTGGTCAAGAGCCCGATGCCGTCCGGTTCGTACATGAACTGGAAGAAGCGCGGCAAGGGCAAGTGGATCACGGTCTACGCGAACGAGGGCCACATGTACGCCGTCATCGCCGGCCTGCGCTGGGACACCTCGCAGACCAAGGGCGACGGCCCCGGCTGGAGCCGCAACCTCCGTGCCGGTAAGGCGAACGGCCCGTTCGAGGTCCGCCACCACCCGAAGTTCTAGGAGCGAGCGCGGCACGGCCGCCCTCCAACTCCGCCGACTGAGTGAAAGGGCGCCCTCCGGGGCGCCCTTTCTCGTTCGGCGGCGAGCTTCAGCGCAACTGATCGGGCCGCGAAGCGAATCGCATCGGGGGGCGTCGCGGGCCGCGCTTGAATCCACGGCTCCCATGTCGCCGACGACCCGTCAGTCCCTGCGCGCCGGCGCCCGCGCCGGAATCCCGTTCGCCGTCGCGGGGCTGGTCCTCGCGGCATCGTTCGGCGTCCTCGCGGGCCCGATCATCGGAGTCGTCGCAGCGGTCGTGATGTCCGCGCTCGTATTCGCGGGCTCGGCCCAGTTCGCCTCCGTCGCGATCCTCGGCGGCGGGGGCGGGGCCCTCGCGGCGATCGTCGCCGGCCTGCTGCTCAACATGCGCTACCTGCCGATGGGAATCGCCCTGGCTCCGTCGCTTCGCGGTGGGCCGGCGCGCAGGGCCGGCGCGGGACTGCTGATGATCGACGCGTCCTGGGCGATGGCCGTGCGACCCGACGGCCGCATGGACCCCGCGTTCATGATCGGAGCGACGCTGCCGTCGCTCCCCTGCTGGATCGCCGGCACCGCGATCGGCGCGCTGGTCGGCGACGCCATCGGCGACCCCGCGACCTACGGGATCGACGTCATCTTTCCGACCTTCTTCCTCGCCCTGCTGATGTCCGGCGAGGGCTCGGCTCCCGGCTCGCTCGTCGCGGCGCTGCTCGGCGCGGCGATCGCCCTCGCGCTGCTGCCCTTCGCTCCGCCCGGCGTCCCGATCATCGTCGCCGCCGCGGCCGCCCTGATCGGTCTGCGCGACCGGGGCAGGGAAGCGATCGGCGGCGCCGATCCGGGCCGCGGACCCGAGCCGCTCGAGGCGCCGCGATGAGCAGCGCCGTCTGGGTCACGATCATCGCCCTCGCGGTGACCACGGCGCTGATCCGTGTCAGCGGGCCGATCCTGCTCGGCGGCCGCGAGCTGCCGCCGACCGCCCAACGCGTCGTCTCGCTCGTCGCCCCGGCTCTGCTCGCGGCGCTGGTCGTCGTCGAGACCCTGGGCCAGGCCGCCGGGTCCGGGCTCCAGCTCGACGAGCGGATCGCGGGGGTCGGCGTCGCGGCGCTGATCCTCACCTGGCGGCGCAGCGCGCTGTTGCCCGCGGTCGCGGCCGCGGTCGTCACGACCGCCGTGCTGCGGGCCGTGATCTGAGCCGCCGCCCGAGTCGGCTCGCTCCCTAGAGTCCCCGGCCGCTTTGTCGCTGCTCGAAGCCATAGTCCTCGGCCTGCTCCAGGGTCTGACCGAGTTCCTGCCGATCTCATCGAGCGCCCACCTGCTCGTGTTCCCGGCCCTGTTCGGCTGGGACGATCCGGGGGCGGCGTTCACGGCGGTGACGCAGCTCGGCACCGAGACGGCCGTGCTCATCTACTTCCGCCACGAGCTCTGGGCGATCGCGACGACCTGGCTCGGATCGCTTCGCGACCCCGAGCTCCGCAGACGGCCGGAGGCGCGACTCGGCTGGTACATCATCATCGCGACGGTCCCGATCGTGATCCTCGGGCTCACGTTCGAGACCCAGATCGAGAACGGCGCGCGCAACCTCTGGCTCGTCGGCTCGATGCTGATCGTGTTCGGCCTCGTCCTGCTCTACGCCGATCGCCGCGCGAAGCTCGAGCGCGACATCGACGGCCTGTCGACCCGCGACGGGATCCTGATCGGCCTCGCCCAGTGCCTCTCGCTGATCCCCGGCGTCTCGCGGTCGGGCGCGACGATCAGCGCCGGTCTGCTGCTCGGCCTCGACCGCGCCGCCGCCGCGCGGTTCGCGTTCCTGCTCGCGCTGCCGGCCGTGTTCGGCAGCGGGCTTTACCAGCTGCTCGACATCCTGCGCGGCGAGGAGGCCGTCGGCGAGCCGATCGCGATGATCGCCCTCGCGACCGTCGTCGCATTCGTCGTCGGCTACGCCGTCATCGCCGGACTGCTGCGCTATCTGCAGAACCACACCCTCGGCGTCTTCGTCGGCTACCGGATCGCCCTGGGCATCCTCGTCCTCGCGCTCACGGCGGCCGGCGCGATCTCCGTCTGAGCCGCCGCACGCGGCGACTCGGTCGCCTCAGCGACGAAAGAACGCCAGCAGGGTGATCGGACCCTGGCTCTCGCGCAGCCCGTTGAGGACGAGGAAGTCGTCTAACCCGTTGCGGTCGTAGTCGAGCGGGGTCGCGGACTCCCCGAGGCCGGTCCGGGTCTGGGGGATCGGCTGCGGCGCCAGCCGGCGCCCGCCGCGGCGGTTCAGGTAGAGGCGGTCGGTCCTGTCGGGCGTCGAGGCGGGCTCGCCGGGACGATCCTCCCCGAGCCGCACCAGGTAGACGTCGTCGCGCCCGTCGCCATCGACGTCGCCGAGCGCGACCGAGCCGACGTCGTCGGCCGCGCGGCTCGCGATCTGCCCGAAGCGGCCGTTCGCGCGCCCGGTCAGCACCCGGACCCGAGTGCGGCTGGCCAGCGCGATATCGGGGCGGGCGTCGTCGTTCCAGCGCCCGACATAGGCGTCGCGGCACGAGTCCTCGTTGCGGCGCGTCAGCCGCTCACCTCTGAAACGCCGCTCGCGCACGTTGTCGAACAGCCACAGACCGGTCTTCGAGCAGATCACGAGATCCTCGTCGCCGTCGCGATCCATGTCGCGCGCCGCCGCGAGGTTGTCGCCGCCGATTGTGCGGTTGAGGCCGAACCCGGGGGCGGCGCGGAAGCGCGTCCCGTCGACGCCGAGGAAGAACCGGTTGGCGCCCGAGCGCCCGTCGTCGCGCGGGAAGGTGTTGCCGACGAACAGGTCGGGCCACTCATCGCCATCGGCATCGATGAACGTCGCCTCGCGGCCACGCCCATAGGGGTCGCCGACCCGATACTCCCGCGCCCGCTCGGAGAAGGTTCCGTCCGCCCCCTGGACCCAGAGCTCGTTGGCGTTCGGTCCGACCCCGCCCCGGTTGCCGCCGTGGGTGCAGTAGAAGTCGATGTCGCCATCGCGGTCGATGTCCGCCGCCGGGCACGAGTGGTAGTCGTCGACGCCGGGGTTCGACGGGAAGAGCTGCGCCGTGCGGTCCGCGTAGGTCCCGTCGCCCTGGTTGATCTCGAGCCGGGGGAAGCGCGTGTTGTGGAGCACGATCAGGATGTCCTCGAGGCCGTCGCCGTCGAAGTCGGCGACGGTCGCTCCGTGTGACTTCGTCGTGTCGGCGATCCCCGCGTCAGCCGCCTTGTCGACGCCGCGGACGGGGGTCGCGGCGGTGGCGGGGAGCGCCCAGGCGAGGGCGACCGCGACGGTGGCGGCGAGCAGGAAGAGGAGCGAGGTTCGGTTCCGCACGGACCCGATTGTGCAAAACCGGCCGCGCCGGCGCGCTGTCATACGCGCTCGCCGATGACCCGGGCGGCGCGTTTCCCGCTCCGCACGGCTCCCTCCATGAGCGCCGCGAAGCCGCCGGCGGTGTGCTCACCGGCGAACGCCAGCGGGCCGAACCGCCGGCTCAGGACCCGCTCGACGAGCGGGCCTGCTGACAGCGAGTAGGCGGCGCCGGCCCACGGGTCGTCGTCCCAGGTCGAGAGCGCCGCGCCGGAGAGGTCGAGGTCGAGATCGGGGCGCAGTCGAACCACCGCCTCGAGCCAGCGGTCGGGGCCGTTCGCGACATCCAGCCGCTCCAGGGCCGCGGGCGAGCCGGCGAAGCAGTTGAGCGCGATCGGCCGTGTGCCGTCGGCTCCGTGCGCGGTCCAGCACCAGAAGCGCTCGGGTACCGACAGGACCGCGCTCGGCTCGGCGGGCTCGCGCAGCGGCACGAACAGCTTGGCCGCGTGGCCGTAGGCGATCCCGTCGAGTGCGGCGCGCGCGTCGGAGGGCAGCGGCGGGTCGAACTCGACCCGGCCGATGACGCTCGCGGGGATCGCGACGATGCAGCGGTCGGCCTCGATCTCGAGACCGTCACCCGTGTCGACGCGGACCGAGTGCGGGCGGGTCCTGACCCGCCGCACCGGTGTGGAGAGCCGGACCGATCCCGCCAGCCGCTCGGCGAGCGCCTTCGCCACCGAATCGTTCCCGGGTGCGATCGAGAGCGCCGGCTCACGGTCGATGTGGGCGAGCCCGCCGAGGTCGCGCGCCGAGATGTCGGCCACGTGACCCGCGGCGGAGACCTCGATCCGCGCCCGCAGCGCCTCGCGGGCGCCCTCGGGGATCGCCAGCGTGCCGAGGAAGCGCTCGGCGTCAGGCGCCTCCTCGGGCTCGAAGCCCTCGAGCCCCGCAGCGACCTTGCGCGCGGCGAACTCGAGCTCGGAGTGGTCCGTGCCGATCCCCCCGACGGGGTCGCGGCGGCCATAGCTCATCCCGCGCTCGCCGAGCGAGAGTCCGAGCGTGTGCGCCAGGTCGATCAGTGCGTCGTTGCCCGGCAGCACGAACTCGGCGCCCATCTCGACGGGCGCTCCGCCGCGCAACCGGCGCGACCACGTGCGCCCTCCGACGCGATCGCGGGCCTCGAGGACCACCACCTCACGCCCGGCGCGCTCGAGCTCGTCTGCGGCGGCGAGCCCGGCGAGGCCGGCTCCGATCACGACGACTCGCATCGCGCCCCTTCTACCCGGTCGGCTCGGCGCTCAGCGCTCAGCGAAGAACGAGGCAGTGCTGCGGATGCCAGCCGACCAGGACCTCGTCGCCGGCCTCCCAGCGATCACCCGGATCGGCGCGGTAGGTCTGGGTATCGACCGCGACGACGCGGGCGCCGCCGCCGAGCGACACGGTCACCTGCGTGGTCATCCCCAGGTAGACCCGCTGCTCGACCGTCCCACGCAGCCGGACCATCCCGTCGGCGACGTCCTCGTCGAGCGCGATCTTCTCCGGCCGCACCGCGATGTGGACGGAGTCGCCGGGGCCGCAACCGTCGGGCAGCTCGACGGGCACGGTCTCGCCGATCGCGAGCCGGACACTCTGCGGGTCGGCGACGGTTCCCTCGATCAGGTTCGAGATCCCGATGAAGTCGGCGACGAACGGTTCGGTCGGATGCTCGTAGATGTCCTCCGGCACGCCGCACTGCGCGACCTCGCCATCGCTCATCACGGCGATCCGGTCCGACATCGAGAGCGCCTCCTCCTGGTCGTGGGTCACGTAGACGAACGTGATCCCGACCTCGCGCTGGATCGCCTTGAGCTCGACCTGCATCTGACGGCGCAGCTTGAGGTCGAGCGCGCCGAGCGGCTCGTCGAGCAGCAGCACCTTCGGGCGGTTGACGAGCGCCCGGGCGAGCGCGACGCGCTGCTTCTGCCCGCCCGAGAGCTGCGCCGGGCGCGCCGTGGCGCGCTCATCGAGCCCGACGAGCTCGAGCGCCTCGCCGACCCTGCGGTCGATCTCGGCCTTCTCGACCTTGCGGCGCTTGAGGCCGAAGGCGACGTTGCCGGTGATATCGAGGTGCTCGAAGAGCGCGTAGCTCTGGAAGACCATGTTGACGTCGCGGCGGTAGGGAGGGACGTCCTCGACCGGCTCGCCCTCGAGCAGGATCGAGCCCTCGGTCGGTTGCTCGAACCCGGCGAGCATCCGCAGCGTCGTCGTCTTGCCGCAGCCCGACGGGCCGAGCAGGCTGAAGAACTCGCCGCGCGCGATAGACAGGTCGACCCGCTTGACGGCCTCGTGGTCGCCGAAGCTCTTCGAGACTCCGCGCAGGCCGATCGCCTCGTCGGTCTCGACCTCGGTCGCTCTCTCGCTCGTAACGCTCATGGCCTCCCTCAGCCTCCCGCCTTGAGGACGTTGACACCGCTCTCCTTGCGCCCGAAGACGCGAGGGATCAGGACCGCCAGCGCCACCGCGGTCAGCGAGACGACCATCATGATCGTGCCGAGCGCGTTGATCGCCGGGGTCGGACCGAACCGGATCGCCGACCAGATCCGCACGGGAAGCGGCTGGGTGTCGAGCCCGGTCGTGAAGTAGCTGAGGACGAAGTCGTCGAACGACAGGGCGAAGCAGAGCAGCCCGGCCGCGATCACCGCGGGCCACAGGTTCGGGATCAGCACGAGCCGGACCGATTGCCAGCGGGTCGCGCCGAGGTCCATCGCCGCCTCCTCGGCGTCGCGGCCCATGCTCGCGAGCCGGGCCCGGACGACGATCGTCACGTAGGAGATCGAGAACGTGATGTGGGCGATCACGACGGTCAGGAACGAGAGCTGAATGCCGAGCCGCGAGAACAGCAGCAGCGCCGAGATGCCGGCGACGATCTCAGGGATGACGAGGGGGATCAGCATCAGGACGTTCGCCGACCCGGTGAAGCGACCGCGCGAGCGCACGAGGCCGATCGCGAGCAGCGTGCCGAGCACCGTCGCCGCGAGCATCGTCAGCGCGGCGACCTCGAGCGACATCACCAGCGACGCCTTGAGCGAGGCGTCGTTGAAGAAGTCCTCGTACCACTGCCACGAGAAGCCCTCGATCACCTGGAGCGACTTCTGGCCGTTGAACGAGAACAGGATCACGACCGCGATCGGCACGAACAGGAAGACGTAGACGAGCGCCGTCCACAGCTTGAGGAAGCGCGGCCGGTCGAAGCCGCCCTTGCGGCGCCGACGCGGGCCGCGGCGCCGGCTCGCCGACTCGGCGGAGCGTGGCGCGGCGCCGATCGGCTCGGTCCGGGTCGCGCCGGTCATCTAGATCGCCGCCCTCGCGTCACGTGCCGCCGAGCGCAGGTAGAGGAACATCCAGACCGACAGGAAGCCCATCATCACCACGGTCAGCGCGGCGCCGAACGGCCAGTTCTCGTTCACCGTGAACTGCTCTTGGATCAGGTTGCCGACCATGTAGGTGTCGGGGCCGCCGAGCAACTGGGCGGAGACGAAGTCGCCGACCGCCGGCAGGAAGACGAGGACCGAGCCGGCGAGGATCCCCTGCCGGGTCTGCGGCAGCGTCACGTGCCAGAACGTCCGAAACGGCGTCCCGAACAGGTCCTTCCCGGCCTCGATCACCGAGCGGTCGAGGCGCTCGATCGACGCGTAGACCGGCAGGATCATGAAGATCAGGTAGCCGTAGACGAGGCCGCCGATGACTGCGAACGGCGTATTGATCAGCTGGATCGGCGAGTCGATCAGGCCGAGGTCGGTCGCCGCGCCGTTGACGAGCCCCTCGTCGGAGAGCAGCGCGACCCACGCGTAGGTGCGGACGAGGTAGTTGATGAAGAACGGCAGGACGAGCGCCGCGATCAGCGCGTTCTTGTAGCGGCCGCCGTAGCGAGCGATGAAGTAGGCGACGGGGTAGCCGATCAGCAGGCACAACACCGCGGTCGCGAACGCGAACAGCAGCGAGCGCAGCAGCGTCGGCAGGTAGGTCGGATCGAAGGCGTCGGCGTAGTTGGAGAGGTCGAACGTCTCGAGGTAGACGGTGCGGCCGAGGTCGTCGGTGTAGCCGAACGAGATCAGCAGCAGCAGCGAGACCGGCGCGATGAACAGCAGCGCGAGCCAGATGCCGCCCGGCGCGAGGAAGAGGTTCCAGAACCGGTTCTCGCGCACCGCTCGTCAGCTCGCCTTGATCTCGGTCCAGGTGTCGGTCCACAGGCGACGGTCCTCCGCCGTGCCGAGCCTGTACTCCATCCCGCCGTCGCCGAGGGCGTCCAGGTCGACGTCGATCGCGGGCTCGTCCTTGACGAGCTCGGCGAACTTCTCACGACCTCCCGCGACCGGCTGCGGATAGCCGTTCCAGCCGACGTTGGCGGCGGCGTTCTCGGGCTGGAGCATCCACTCGATGAACTTGAGCGCCGTCCCGGGGCTCTCGGCGGTGATCGGCACGGCGTAGCAGTCGGTCCCGACCGGCACGCCCTCCGAGCAGGTCTCGTAGAGGTAGTTCTCCGGCGCGTCGACCTGGTTTCGAACGTTGACGATGTCGCCGTTCCAGGCCTGGTGGATCCAGGCCGCGCCCGAGACGAGGTTCGACGTCGAGTTCGTCGAGAAGCCGCGTGCGAACTCCTTCTGCTCGAGCAGCGTCTCCTTCGAGATCTCGAGCTCGTTCGGGTCGATCGTGTTGAGGTCGAACCCGTTGATCAGGTTGCCCTCACCGATCGCTTCCTGGAAGTCGTCGAGGATGAACATCTTCCCCGCGCCCTCGGGATTGGTCAGGTCGTTCCAGGACCCCTCCATCCCGCTCACCTGGTCCGATCGCCAGGCGATTCCGGTCGTGTAGTACGTGTAGGGGATCGAGTACTCGTGCTCGGGGTCCCACCAGACGTTGTCGTAGAACGCGGTGATCTCGTCGGCGCCCTTGAGCTTGTAGGCGTCGAAGCGGGTCAGCAGCCCCTCCTGACGGAGCCGATCGAGGTACTCGGGGGTCGGGAAGATCAGGTCGTAGGCGCCGCCGCCGCGGAGCTTGGTGACCATCGCCTCGAGGTTGTCGAAGTTGACCTCGGAGATCTCGACGCCGTATTTCTCCGAGAACCCCTTCTTGAGCGCCGGGTTCATGTACTGCGCCCAGTTGAAGATCCGCAGGTCGCCGTCGATCTTCGGCTCGGCCACGACGCCGGCGTTGACGCGCTCGACCGGGCGCTGGAGCAGGCACCCCGACAGACCCGCCGCGTAGACGCCGAGCCCGGCCGCGGCGCCCGACCGGAGCAACGAGCGCCGGGTCATCCCGCGGTCGGGAACGAAGCGCGGCTGGCGTGGCGCGTCTCCGGCGCCGTGCCCGGCGCTCACGCCGTTCCTCCGACCCCGACCCCGGCGGC from the Thermoleophilia bacterium SCSIO 60948 genome contains:
- a CDS encoding AzlD domain-containing protein produces the protein MSSAVWVTIIALAVTTALIRVSGPILLGGRELPPTAQRVVSLVAPALLAALVVVETLGQAAGSGLQLDERIAGVGVAALILTWRRSALLPAVAAAVVTTAVLRAVI
- a CDS encoding ABC transporter ATP-binding protein, whose translation is MSVTSERATEVETDEAIGLRGVSKSFGDHEAVKRVDLSIARGEFFSLLGPSGCGKTTTLRMLAGFEQPTEGSILLEGEPVEDVPPYRRDVNMVFQSYALFEHLDITGNVAFGLKRRKVEKAEIDRRVGEALELVGLDERATARPAQLSGGQKQRVALARALVNRPKVLLLDEPLGALDLKLRRQMQVELKAIQREVGITFVYVTHDQEEALSMSDRIAVMSDGEVAQCGVPEDIYEHPTEPFVADFIGISNLIEGTVADPQSVRLAIGETVPVELPDGCGPGDSVHIAVRPEKIALDEDVADGMVRLRGTVEQRVYLGMTTQVTVSLGGGARVVAVDTQTYRADPGDRWEAGDEVLVGWHPQHCLVLR
- a CDS encoding VCBS repeat-containing protein, which gives rise to MRNRTSLLFLLAATVAVALAWALPATAATPVRGVDKAADAGIADTTKSHGATVADFDGDGLEDILIVLHNTRFPRLEINQGDGTYADRTAQLFPSNPGVDDYHSCPAADIDRDGDIDFYCTHGGNRGGVGPNANELWVQGADGTFSERAREYRVGDPYGRGREATFIDADGDEWPDLFVGNTFPRDDGRSGANRFFLGVDGTRFRAAPGFGLNRTIGGDNLAAARDMDRDGDEDLVICSKTGLWLFDNVRERRFRGERLTRRNEDSCRDAYVGRWNDDARPDIALASRTRVRVLTGRANGRFGQIASRAADDVGSVALGDVDGDGRDDVYLVRLGEDRPGEPASTPDRTDRLYLNRRGGRRLAPQPIPQTRTGLGESATPLDYDRNGLDDFLVLNGLRESQGPITLLAFFRR
- a CDS encoding SDR family NAD(P)-dependent oxidoreductase — its product is MELRGSRVLVTGATGGLGGAIATALAERGARLVLSSRSPESLAVLAERLPGEGHETLVADLGEPGAAEALAERAGELDAVVANAGVSGSGRIEEFDPARIELTTRVNLEAPIRLFAAALPAMRERRRGQIVAVTSLNDKFAPPLAGMYCATKFGLRGFCMSLREELHGSGVGVSIVAPGFVRDAGMFHASGARAPFYVGTATPEQVGAAVVRAIAADVAEIEVAPLRQRIGAAFAHRYPRLSARFTRKAATALAERVAAGQARGGP
- a CDS encoding ABC transporter permease translates to MRENRFWNLFLAPGGIWLALLFIAPVSLLLLISFGYTDDLGRTVYLETFDLSNYADAFDPTYLPTLLRSLLFAFATAVLCLLIGYPVAYFIARYGGRYKNALIAALVLPFFINYLVRTYAWVALLSDEGLVNGAATDLGLIDSPIQLINTPFAVIGGLVYGYLIFMILPVYASIERLDRSVIEAGKDLFGTPFRTFWHVTLPQTRQGILAGSVLVFLPAVGDFVSAQLLGGPDTYMVGNLIQEQFTVNENWPFGAALTVVMMGFLSVWMFLYLRSAARDARAAI
- a CDS encoding spermidine/putrescine ABC transporter substrate-binding protein, which codes for MSAGHGAGDAPRQPRFVPDRGMTRRSLLRSGAAAGLGVYAAGLSGCLLQRPVERVNAGVVAEPKIDGDLRIFNWAQYMNPALKKGFSEKYGVEISEVNFDNLEAMVTKLRGGGAYDLIFPTPEYLDRLRQEGLLTRFDAYKLKGADEITAFYDNVWWDPEHEYSIPYTYYTTGIAWRSDQVSGMEGSWNDLTNPEGAGKMFILDDFQEAIGEGNLINGFDLNTIDPNELEISKETLLEQKEFARGFSTNSTSNLVSGAAWIHQAWNGDIVNVRNQVDAPENYLYETCSEGVPVGTDCYAVPITAESPGTALKFIEWMLQPENAAANVGWNGYPQPVAGGREKFAELVKDEPAIDVDLDALGDGGMEYRLGTAEDRRLWTDTWTEIKAS
- a CDS encoding ABC transporter permease, whose protein sequence is MTGATRTEPIGAAPRSAESASRRRGPRRRRKGGFDRPRFLKLWTALVYVFLFVPIAVVILFSFNGQKSLQVIEGFSWQWYEDFFNDASLKASLVMSLEVAALTMLAATVLGTLLAIGLVRSRGRFTGSANVLMLIPLVIPEIVAGISALLLFSRLGIQLSFLTVVIAHITFSISYVTIVVRARLASMGRDAEEAAMDLGATRWQSVRLVLIPNLWPAVIAAGLLCFALSFDDFVLSYFTTGLDTQPLPVRIWSAIRFGPTPAINALGTIMMVVSLTAVALAVLIPRVFGRKESGVNVLKAGG
- a CDS encoding FAD-dependent oxidoreductase, whose translation is MRVVVIGAGLAGLAAADELERAGREVVVLEARDRVGGRTWSRRLRGGAPVEMGAEFVLPGNDALIDLAHTLGLSLGERGMSYGRRDPVGGIGTDHSELEFAARKVAAGLEGFEPEEAPDAERFLGTLAIPEGAREALRARIEVSAAGHVADISARDLGGLAHIDREPALSIAPGNDSVAKALAERLAGSVRLSTPVRRVRTRPHSVRVDTGDGLEIEADRCIVAIPASVIGRVEFDPPLPSDARAALDGIAYGHAAKLFVPLREPAEPSAVLSVPERFWCWTAHGADGTRPIALNCFAGSPAALERLDVANGPDRWLEAVVRLRPDLDLDLSGAALSTWDDDPWAGAAYSLSAGPLVERVLSRRFGPLAFAGEHTAGGFAALMEGAVRSGKRAARVIGERV
- a CDS encoding branched-chain amino acid permease is translated as MSPTTRQSLRAGARAGIPFAVAGLVLAASFGVLAGPIIGVVAAVVMSALVFAGSAQFASVAILGGGGGALAAIVAGLLLNMRYLPMGIALAPSLRGGPARRAGAGLLMIDASWAMAVRPDGRMDPAFMIGATLPSLPCWIAGTAIGALVGDAIGDPATYGIDVIFPTFFLALLMSGEGSAPGSLVAALLGAAIALALLPFAPPGVPIIVAAAAALIGLRDRGREAIGGADPGRGPEPLEAPR
- a CDS encoding undecaprenyl-diphosphate phosphatase; its protein translation is MSLLEAIVLGLLQGLTEFLPISSSAHLLVFPALFGWDDPGAAFTAVTQLGTETAVLIYFRHELWAIATTWLGSLRDPELRRRPEARLGWYIIIATVPIVILGLTFETQIENGARNLWLVGSMLIVFGLVLLYADRRAKLERDIDGLSTRDGILIGLAQCLSLIPGVSRSGATISAGLLLGLDRAAAARFAFLLALPAVFGSGLYQLLDILRGEEAVGEPIAMIALATVVAFVVGYAVIAGLLRYLQNHTLGVFVGYRIALGILVLALTAAGAISV